The Anopheles marshallii chromosome X, idAnoMarsDA_429_01, whole genome shotgun sequence genome includes a window with the following:
- the LOC128719726 gene encoding uncharacterized protein LOC128719726 encodes MKVLVVLACVAFVVARPEPPVGGYHQHHQHHGGHGGHGGYNYAQPVQNAAFGQTFQSSGAAVSATGSGAFSDGLAVGGVNTGFSGSAFSNANANAFSQSNTAAFLAPQQQIVQKHIYVHVPPPEPEQSFQQQVVAPGLRQKHYKIIFIKTPHVQPSAAQLALQQSQTEEKTIVYVLVKKPEALNDISLPAPSVSKPSKPEVYFIKYKTNTEEVQAPVGLGVSSASTAQADAGLGLGLLSSSGGASASSSGVAHSGVSNLPAQQYGAPGHHHGGYH; translated from the exons ATGAAAGTTTTAGTG GTGCTTGCCTGTGTGGCGTTTGTAGTGGCCCGTCCGGAACCGCCGGTCGGTGGGTACcatcagcaccaccagcaccacggTGGCCACGGTGGTCACGGTGGGTACAACTATGCCCAGCCCGTCCAGAACGCGGCATTCGGCCAAACGTTCCAGTCGTCCGGTGCGGCTGTGTCCGCCACTGGCAGTGGCGCGTTCTCCGACGGGCTGGCGGTTGGTGGTGTCAACACCGGGTTCTCCGGTTCCGCGTTCTCCAACGCCAACGCAAACGCCTTCAGCCAATCTAACACGGCCGCGTTCCTCG CTCCCCAGCAGCAGATCGTCCAGAAGCACATCTACGTGCACGTGCCACCGCCGGAGCCGGAACAGTCGTTCCAGCAGCAGGTTGTTGCGCCCGGACTGCGCCAGAAGCACTATAAGATCATCTTCATCAAGACGCCGCACGTGCAGCCGTCCGCCGCCCAGCTCGCCCTCCAGCAGTCCCAGACGGAGGAGAAGACGATCGTCTACGTGCTGGTGAAGAAGCCGGAAGCGCTCAACGACATCAGCCTGCCCGCACCGTCCGTCAGCAAACCGAGCAAGCCGGAGGTGTACTTCATCAAGTACAAGACCAACACCGAGGAGGTACAGGCCCCGGTCGGTCTTGGCGTCAGCTCGGCCAGCACCGCCCAGGCCGATGCCGGTCTCGGTCTCGGACTGCTCTCGTCCAGCGGCGGTGCCTCTGCGTCCTCGTCGGGCGTTGCCCATTCGGGCGTCTCAA ATCTTCCCGCTCAGCAATACGGCGCACCCGGACACCACCATGGTGGCTACCATTAA
- the LOC128714411 gene encoding uncharacterized protein LOC128714411, with translation MVVLRVRDVYAVSGIYVNNHKIDKFETDRVKLIRPADTSTREPSHYVSKQGLLTKDTFTSAQQYYQYLVGEDPVNYIDLLWGKNKTQLPSIFRVGGVSSANYQLTTAAPPATASSPTRLTLNYSDDQSPIKNTLNNTNLAYLGDYQRPQSAQSGVVTALPVSTVRSPTNPTRRRRRKRPTAAPSAQQVLLPTALGVPLPEGTKAVLTPETLSLLSRYYSFSCTLTPVQPTPSASPTSSTVLPPSSTTRRTKTRYLTTVKPTAKRPKPSTGPGGVKQKKPVVYVDPPVIKRIGGVLESVYAFMENALTSTEYVEDSGETRAAKSTNTSKRAKVKRNTKSPLGVQEYGGDASGGMDGTATHADTEQTWLPVGNEDVAKLPKQITPKLVTITGLPSTLSTDGNKNKMTTNIQVTSEYTAATPPTVTLGKPRPDDSDDYEDSSEDESEEDYFDGFGGFEEATDEDDDDEDEEDEEDEEDEVYGVGGGGPVRPNRQTALTNDKDYEDVVPPVERPVRIKRVKKRRRKQRPAASYEDTAEYSDEEGSEEPEDEYDDRDESNGEEDDEDESGESPDDADGFFSRMFATFGRFVRSLGFGAAARGTPDDDDDYYGGNARSTTPRVLGVRRRPTRSTAADASPMTPSRLAVRTPGQWFGMAGSYLSNDIEEEAAVGEGVPPSEFPAVTAPSTATSAGWFDLMMPWEFFNPWTSGEASADDEELTAAPVTAVPEVPPTPPVSSPVAGWLSQLFVASTTKPPAATAALPKPDQLLSALAQYVAQTATTERPAEHPPRPVPYSNYQLWRIFVHTEDQLERLEDYRQSPDGVRLQWWSAPSAVRPTDVLVPPGAQGASLREFLEEEGLRYEPTIRDVGQAIAYENPRPTRREQMEMELLHGHPLTWYRYHRYGDIVKFVHYLQRRHPRHVQLLHIGRSYEGRPVTVVRVSPGPQRPKRSKKRPAVFVEAGAHGHEWIGPAVATWLLNRLLEMPDMPHGNGTPSADLKMMQSYDWYVLPVLNPDGYEYSHRHDRLWSKNRSNQTQHPPAGVGQALLSSALNWWNAHKPQLVEDSCYGVDLNRNWAYRWQQASDPVYRNPCSDGYAGTEPFSEPESRALRDFLLTRRRNVRLYLSLQAYGQVLAYPDVDSITTGDRVRYGPETLGDVHEMASVGLEAMRGEAGEFLYHLEPEAGPRTYGTAAGYARHGAGIRYSYTLRLPDTGTHGLLLPPSGIVPIGRDLYELLKGMIEYS, from the exons atggtggtgctgaGGGTGCGTGACGTATACGCGGTCAGCGGTATATACGTGAACAATCACAAAATAGACAAGTTCGAGACGGATCGCGTTAAGCTGATACGTCCAGCGGACACCAGCACCCGGGAACCGTCGCATTACGTCAGCAAGCAGGGTTTGCTAACTAAAGACACTTTCACCAGCGCGCAGCAGTACTATCAGTACCTCGTGGGTGAAGATCCCGTCAACTACATCGATCTGCTGTGGGGCAAGAACAAAACCCAGCTCCCGTCGATATTTCGCGTCGGTGGTGTTTCCTCGGCCAATTATCAGTTAACGACCGCCGCACCACCAGCTACCGCCAGCAGTCCGACCAGACTCACCCTCAACTATTCCGATGATCAATCGCCAATCAAAAACACGCTCAACAACACGAACCTTGCCTACTTGGGGGATTACCAACGTCCACAATCAGCACAGTCAGGTGTGGTCACCGCGTTGCCGGTTTCCACCGTCCGGTCACCAACAAACCCCACTCGAAGGCGACGCAGGAAGAGGCCAACTGCTGCACCGTCCGCCCAGCAGGTGTTGCTTCCAACGGCGCTCGGCGTACCATTGCCGGAAGGCACCAAGGCTGTACTAACGCCCGAGACGCTATCCCTGTTAAGCCGGTACTACTCCTTCAGCTGCACCCTGACACCTGTGCAACCGACGCCGTCGGCGTCTCCGACCTCGTCCACCGTTCTGCCACCGAGCAGCACGACGCGCCGCACGAAGACGCGCTACCTCACCACGGTAAAACCCACCGCCAAGCGACCAAAACCCAGCACCGGCCCGGGTGGCGTCAAACAAAAGAAGCCCGTCGTGTACGTGGACCCGCCGGTGATAAAGCGCATCGGTGGCGTGCTCGAGTCGGTGTACGCGTTTATGGAGAATGCCCTCACCAGCACCGAGTACGTGGAGGACTCCGGTGAGACACGTGCGGCGAAGAGCACCAACACGTCCAAGCGCGCCAAAGTCAAGCGGAACACCAAGTCGCCGCTCGGTGTGCAAGAGTACGGTGGCGACGCATCCGGTGGGATGGACGGGACGGCCacacacgcggacaccgagcAAACCTGGCTGCCGGTCGGGAATGAAGATGTGGCGAAACTTCCCAAACAAATCACGCCCAAGCTGGTCACCATTACCGGACTTCCCTCGACGCTCAGCACGGACGggaacaagaacaaaatgACCACCAACATACAGGTGACGAGCGAGTATACGGCGGCGACCCCGCCGACCGTAACGCTCGGCAAACCACGGCCCGATGACAGCGACGACTACGAGGACAGCAGCGAGGACGAATCGGAAGAGGACTACTTCGACGGGTTCGGCGGTTTCGAAGAAGCGACcgacgaagacgacgacgatgaggatgaGGAGGATGAGGAGGATGAGGAGGATGAGGTGTACGGTGTGGGTGGCGGTGGTCCGGTCCGGCCCAACCGTCAGACAGCGCTCACCAACGACAAGGATTACGAGGACGTTGTCCCACCCGTGGAACGCCCGGTGCGCATCAAGCGGGTGAAGAAGCGGCGCAGAAAGCAGCGCCCGGCGGCCAGCTACGAGGACACGGCCGAGTACAGCGACGAGGAGGGTTCCGAGGAGCCGGAAGACGAGTACGACGACCGGGATGAGTCGAACGGGGAGGAGGACGACGAGGACGAGTCGGGCGAGTCGCCGGACGATGCGGACGGCTTCTTCAGCCGGATGTTCGCCACGTTCGGGCGGTTCGTGCGGTCGCTTGGTTTCGGGGCGGCGGCACGTGGCACAccggacgacgacgatgattaTTACGGTGGGAATGCGCGCAGTACCACGCCGCGTGTGCTGGGTGTGCGTCGGCGTCCCACGCGCAGCACCGCGGCAGATGCCTCGCCGATGACACCCAGCCGGCTGGCAGTGCGCACCCCGGGACAATGGTTTGGTATGGCGGGATCTTATCTGTCGAACGACATCGAGGAGGAGGCTGCCGTTGGGGAAGGCGTTCCACCGTCGGAATTTCCCGCCGTTACTGCGCCGTCAACCGCCACCTCCGCCGGGTGGTTCGATTTGATGATGCCTTGGGAGTTTTTCAATCCCTGGACATCGGGTGAAGCGTCCGCGGATGACGAGGAGCTCACGGCCGCACCTGTTACGGCCGTACCGGAAGTGCCACCAACACCGCCAGTGTCCTCACCGGTGGCTGGATGGTTGTCACAGCTGTTCGTTGCTAGTACGACAAAGCCTCCAGCGGCAACTGCTGCGTTGCCGAAGCCAGACCAACTGCTCTCGGCGTTGGCACAGTATGTCGCACAAACTGCCACAACCGAGCGGCCTGCAGAGCATCCACCCCGACCAGTACCCTACAGCAACTATCAACTTTGGCGCATCTTCGTCCACACCGAGGACCAGCTGGAGCGGCTGGAGGACTATCGGCAGTCTCCGGACGGGGTGCGGCTGCAGTGGTGGAGCGCTCCCTCAGCAGTGCGCCCGACGGATGTGCTGGTGCCACCCGGTGCACAGGGCGCCTCCTTGCGCGAGTTCCTGGAGGAGGAGGGACTGCGGTACGAGCCCACGATACGCGATGTGGGACAGGCGATTGCGTACGAGAACCCACGCCCGACACGCCGCGAACAGATGGAGATGGAACTGCTGCACGGTCACCCACTCACCTGGTACCGGTACCATCGGTATGGCGATATCGTCAAGTTCGTGCACTACCTGCAGCGACGACATCCCCGGCACGTGCAGCTGCTGCATATAGGCCGCTCGTACGAAGGGCGCCCCGTGACGGTGGTGCGCGTATCACCCGGACCCCAGCGACCGAAACGGTCCAAGAAAAGGCCGGCAGTGTTTGTGGAAGCCGGCGCCCACGGTCACGAGTGGATCGGGCCGGCCGTTGCCACGTGGCTGCTGAACCGGCTGCTGGAGATGCCCGACATGCCGCACGGGAACGGCACACCGTCCGCCGATTTGAAGATGATGCAGTCGTACGACTGGTACGTGCTGCCGGTGCTGAACCCGGACGGGTACGAGTACAGCCACCGGCACGACCGGCTGTGGTCCAAGAATCGctcaaaccaaacacaacacccGCCGGCCGGTGTGGGACAGGCACTCCTGTCAAGCGC GCTCAACTGGTGGAATGCGCACAAACCGCAACTCGTCGAGGACAGCTGCTACGGCGTTGACCTGAACCGCAACTGGGCGTACCGGTGGCAGCAAGCATCGGACCCGGTGTACCGCAATCCGTGCAGTGACGGGTACGCCGGCACCGAACCGTTCTCCGAGCCGGAATCTCGCGCGTTGCGCGACTTTCTCCTCACCAGACGGCGCAACGTTCGGCTCTACCTGTCACTGCAGGCGTACGGCCAGGTGTTGGCCTACCCCGACGTCGACAGCATTACCACCGGCGACCGGGTGCGGTACGGGCCGGAAACGCTCGGCGACGTGCACGAGATGGCGTCGGTCGGTTTGGAGGCGATGCGCGGCGAGGCTGGCGAGTTTTTGTACCACCTCGAACCGGAAGCGGGCCCGCGGACGTACGGCACGGCGGCCGGTTATGCGCGGCACGGTGCAGGTATACGGTACAGCTACACCTTGCGCCTGCCGGATACAGGGACGCACGGTTTGTTGCTTCCGCCCTCGGGCATTGTGCCGATCGGGCGCGATCTGTACGAGCTGCTCAAAGGTATGATCGAGTATAGTTAA
- the LOC128718288 gene encoding uncharacterized protein LOC128718288 gives MAPARQVIVTCLMFLQLGSLAARPEPPILGPAAGSLDTSNGLSTSPGGPGGSIGYSYGPPPPSPSITINSYGSATSEYGPPTQAPIIHKHVYVHVPPPEPEYVTTRKPVVVPPPQKHYKIVFIKAPSPPTPAPPVLPPIQQNEEKTLVYVLVKKQDEPEEIVIPTVAPTPPSKPEVYFIRYKTQRSSAEHGSNGGGPYPESGGPTPPTEYGAPPSQSPSNSYGVPL, from the exons ATGGCGCCCGCACGTCAAGTGATCGTCACGTGCCTGATGTTCTTG CAACTGGGCAGTCTAGCGGCACGTCCAGAACCGCCTATACTTGGTCCGGCCGCTGGTTCGCTCGATACAAGCAACGGTCTTAGCACCAGTCCCGGTGGTCCGGGCGGTTCGATCGGTTACAGCTATGGTCCACCTCCACCATCGCCATCGATCACCATCAACAGCTACGGTTCGGCCACGTCCGAGTACGGACCACCGACGCAGGCCCCCATCATACACAAGCACGTGTACGTGCATGTACCGCCACCGGAACCGGAGTACGTCACCACCAG GAAACCGGTCGTGGTACCGCCGCCCCAGAAACATTACAAAATCGTGTTCATAAAGGCACCGTCCCCGCCGACGCCCGCCCCACCCGTGCTGCCCCCGATCCAGCAGAACGAAGAGAAAACGCTCGTGTACGTGCTGGTGAAGAAGCAGGACGAACCGGAAGAGATCGTCATACCGACGGTTGCGCCGACGCCACCCTCCAAGCCGGAAGTGTACTTCATCCGCTACAAAACGCAG CGCTCATCGGCCGAGCACGGGAGTAATGGCGGTGGACCATATCCGGAGAGTGGCGGACCAACGCCACCCACCGAGTACGGTGCACCGCCGAGCCAAAGCCCCAGCAACAGTTACGGTGTACCGCTATAG
- the LOC128718297 gene encoding uncharacterized protein LOC128718297 encodes MNLNDISKPAAEVATIRLSFEQLKDTLGRFEYFRHWTEDQIRECSVLARVVQYAPHQTIPLDLPLPFAYLVLSGQCMIMQCLQLLAGDEFRLASTGAGVATPPPSCPNTSNPEAQLALIQNLHDTFSTGSLTAPAGTSLQYDPDNAICFLKTPTQQGPVAHRFLDVGTLGCGAVFGLGERYHHRTIVARTRTQCLLIPRCWLFLKPQNIGNTWQRLRMYLDWTIPGRDELFRQFLRDNAWLEYRRWLIGETAKRRSGTEGEGWEKLYKENEIRVPCVSAPAKVMA; translated from the exons ATGAACCTCAACGACATCAGCAAACCGGCAGCTGAGGTGGCCACGATACGGCTCAGCTTCGAGCAGCTGAAGGATACTTTGGGACGCTTCGAGTACTTCCGCCACTGGACAGAGGACCAG ATCCGCGAGTGTAGCGTCTTGGCGCGTGTCGTACAGTATGCACCGCATCAGACGATACCGCTCGATCTTCCGCTACCCTTCGCCTATCTCGTGCTGAGTGGACAGTGCATGATCATGCAGTGTTTGCAGCTTCTCGCCGGTGATGAGTTCCGGCTTGCATCGACCGGGGCTGGAGTCGCAACACCGCCACCTTCCTGCCCAAACACATCCAACCCCGAGGCACAGCTCGCGTTGATACAAAACCTGCACGACACTTTTAGCACCGGGAGTCTTACCGCTCCGGCCGGTACGTCCCTGCAATATGATCCCGACAATGCAATCTGCTTTCTCAAG ACTCCCACACAGCAGGGCCCGGTTGCACACCGCTTCCTAGACGTCGGTACCCTCGGTTGCGGGGCGGTGTTTGGTTTGGGCGAACGATACCATCACCGGACGATTGTGGCGCGCACCAGAACGCAATGTCTGCTGATACCGCGGTGCTGGTTGTTTCTAAAGCCGCAAAACATTGGCAACACATGGCAGCGGCTCCGTATGTACCTGGACTGGACCATACCCGGGCGGGACGAGCTGTTCCGACAGTTCCTACGGGACAATGCGTGGCTCGAGTATCGACGATGGTTGATAGGCGAAACGGCCAAACGGCGCAGTGGTACG GAAGGGGAAGGATGGGAAAAGCTGTACAAAGAAAATGAGATAAGAGTACCATGTGTTTCTGCTCCTGCTAAAGTAATGGCTTAG